One Campylobacter concisus DNA segment encodes these proteins:
- a CDS encoding bifunctional 3,4-dihydroxy-2-butanone 4-phosphate synthase/GTP cyclohydrolase II, giving the protein MALENVLRAIEDIKNGKMVVMVDDEDRENEGDLVFSAASSDMQKVNFAITHAKGVLCLAMDEANAKRLDLPLMVAKNTSSHETAFTVTIDAKDATTGVSAYERDMTIRLAAEASSKPEDFVRPGHIFPLIAKNGGVLVRTGHTEGSVDLCKLAGVAPMASICEIVKEDGTMARRDYLEEFCKKFGLNMISVSDLVEYRLSHESLIKVGEKSDVMIANCAAVRYDITDHKGKIHSAYIFGEPKSKANVKFQKILADHELLSSPKYDELLKTIKFLNQNGGILIFLDSDNQNSSKDYGIGAQILNHFGVKDIELLSSNKNKEFVSLAGFGLNIVGYKEI; this is encoded by the coding sequence ATGGCACTTGAAAATGTATTAAGAGCGATTGAAGATATAAAAAATGGAAAAATGGTCGTCATGGTCGATGATGAGGACCGCGAAAACGAGGGCGATCTAGTCTTTTCGGCAGCTAGTAGCGACATGCAAAAGGTAAATTTTGCTATCACTCACGCAAAGGGCGTGCTCTGTCTTGCGATGGATGAGGCAAACGCTAAAAGGCTTGATCTGCCGCTAATGGTAGCCAAAAATACATCGAGCCATGAGACAGCTTTTACGGTTACGATCGACGCAAAGGATGCAACAACGGGTGTGAGCGCATACGAGCGCGATATGACGATCAGACTTGCGGCTGAGGCTAGCTCAAAGCCTGAAGACTTCGTGCGTCCAGGACACATTTTCCCGCTAATCGCTAAAAATGGCGGCGTGCTCGTTCGTACAGGCCACACCGAGGGCTCGGTCGATCTTTGCAAGCTTGCAGGTGTTGCTCCTATGGCATCGATATGCGAGATCGTAAAAGAAGATGGCACTATGGCAAGACGCGATTATTTAGAGGAGTTTTGTAAGAAATTTGGGCTAAATATGATCAGTGTTTCTGACTTGGTTGAGTATAGGCTAAGCCATGAAAGCCTCATAAAAGTTGGCGAAAAAAGTGACGTGATGATCGCAAACTGTGCCGCAGTAAGATACGATATCACCGATCACAAAGGTAAAATCCACTCAGCTTATATTTTTGGTGAGCCAAAGAGCAAGGCAAATGTCAAATTTCAAAAGATCCTCGCCGATCACGAGCTTTTGAGCAGTCCAAAATATGACGAGCTTTTAAAAACTATCAAATTTTTAAACCAAAATGGTGGAATTTTGATCTTTTTAGATAGTGACAACCAAAATTCGAGCAAAGACTACGGCATCGGAGCGCAAATTTTAAATCACTTTGGCGTAAAGGATATCGAGCTTCTAAGCTCAAATAAAAATAAAGAATTTGTAAGCTTAGCTGGTTTTGGGCTAAATATAGTCGGTTATAAGGAAATTTAA
- the lepB gene encoding signal peptidase I — MKKFFIKFILGIIALFIVMQVFFLRIYFVPTRSMEPTYKIDSVIVATLFDYGILNPYSPFSQTPLISSKADSGHILDSTARPERGDVIVFRNPLSPKTHLMKRVFAIGGDEVQFTCDGLYLKRPQDKEFIFDPYKEQFAGIYYDEDSATIFNALEHEYQKELKETLNGTDTSEIASSKSNLDTPDCQNVFIWKLEKDTFFMVGDNRNHSFDSRFFGAVPYKFLVGKVRWQLF, encoded by the coding sequence ATGAAAAAATTTTTTATAAAATTTATACTTGGTATCATTGCATTATTTATCGTAATGCAAGTATTCTTTTTAAGGATATACTTTGTTCCCACAAGATCAATGGAACCAACATACAAGATTGATTCGGTTATAGTTGCAACTCTTTTTGACTACGGTATATTAAACCCATATAGTCCTTTCTCGCAAACGCCTCTTATCTCATCAAAAGCCGATAGTGGGCACATATTAGATTCTACTGCCCGTCCGGAGCGTGGAGATGTGATAGTTTTTAGAAATCCACTAAGTCCAAAAACTCACCTTATGAAACGCGTTTTTGCTATTGGTGGTGATGAGGTTCAATTCACTTGTGACGGTCTTTATTTAAAACGTCCGCAAGACAAAGAATTTATTTTTGATCCGTATAAAGAACAATTTGCAGGCATATACTATGATGAAGATAGTGCAACGATATTTAATGCCTTAGAACATGAGTATCAAAAAGAGTTAAAAGAAACTCTTAATGGCACGGATACTTCAGAAATAGCTTCATCTAAATCAAATTTAGATACTCCGGATTGTCAAAATGTTTTTATATGGAAGTTAGAAAAAGATACATTTTTCATGGTTGGCGATAACCGCAATCACTCTTTTGATAGTCGTTTTTTTGGGGCAGTTCCATATAAATTTTTAGTTGGCAAAGTTAGATGGCAGCTATTTTGA
- a CDS encoding RluA family pseudouridine synthase — MSEEKAYKILAKQKNISNNEAKELIDSGLVYAKGQKVMIARALMSENTKFSVEEMPKPSVIFEDENLIAINKPAAITSEKISQIYKFPLLHRLDKDTSGVLLLVKNDEFASLAINEFKKMKVEKIYVAAVRGIMSEEVVVNEPILTIKNKNGAFSKISKDGKEAISEISPLMVAGKKTLVKVAIKTGRTHQIRVHLASLNLPIVGDEKYGKNRANRMFLHAYSIALLDYKFKAPIPREFNSLGFELSNKFEI, encoded by the coding sequence ATGAGTGAAGAAAAAGCGTATAAAATTTTAGCCAAACAAAAAAATATCTCAAACAACGAGGCAAAGGAGCTAATCGACAGCGGACTAGTCTATGCTAAGGGGCAAAAGGTGATGATTGCTCGTGCACTGATGAGCGAAAATACTAAATTTAGCGTTGAAGAGATGCCAAAGCCAAGTGTTATCTTTGAAGATGAAAATTTAATAGCCATTAATAAGCCTGCTGCCATAACTAGCGAAAAAATCAGTCAAATTTATAAATTTCCACTCCTTCACAGGCTCGATAAAGATACAAGCGGCGTGCTGCTTCTTGTAAAAAATGACGAATTTGCGAGCCTTGCCATAAATGAGTTTAAAAAGATGAAGGTTGAGAAAATTTACGTGGCCGCAGTTAGGGGCATCATGAGCGAGGAGGTGGTCGTAAATGAGCCGATCTTAACGATAAAAAATAAAAATGGCGCCTTTTCTAAGATATCAAAAGATGGCAAAGAGGCGATCAGTGAAATTTCACCGCTCATGGTTGCGGGTAAAAAAACGCTTGTAAAAGTTGCCATAAAAACAGGCAGAACGCACCAGATAAGAGTGCATTTGGCTAGTTTAAATTTACCTATCGTTGGCGATGAGAAATACGGCAAAAATAGGGCAAATAGAATGTTTTTGCATGCTTATTCTATCGCTCTTTTAGACTATAAATTTAAGGCGCCGATCCCAAGAGAATTTAATTCTCTTGGATTTGAGCTATCTAATAAATTTGAAATTTAA
- the waaA gene encoding lipid IV(A) 3-deoxy-D-manno-octulosonic acid transferase has product MIIIYYFLASILYFFGAIFLVLLSFKKKYHRSIPARFFLFNNPKFQDADVHFHACSFGEVQALKPLMKKFDSKAISIVTNTGFEAASKICANTRFLPFEIFLPFWLKKSKILVIFEAELWLMLVFMAKLKGSRVILINARISDRSYKSYLKFGFFYRYLFKFIDKIYAQSELDKERLKTLGAGEIEVVGNIKAAFLPSVNKFYEKPKARVIVLASTHTGEEEMILDNLNLNENDLLIIAPRHPERFAEVEKLSSEYAKKYDFSFAKFSQRHKFDAKVNLLDTLGELVNVYAISDIVVLGGSFVPNIGGHNPIECAQFNPVIISGEFIFNQKALFGLVENIYIAKASEIGGIMGSDAKKSKIAVQASADAIIEDIRSTL; this is encoded by the coding sequence GTGATAATAATATATTATTTTTTAGCCTCAATACTCTATTTTTTTGGGGCTATTTTTCTAGTTTTATTAAGTTTCAAAAAAAAATACCATAGATCGATCCCAGCACGTTTTTTTCTCTTTAATAATCCAAAATTTCAAGATGCAGATGTGCATTTTCACGCTTGCTCATTTGGCGAGGTGCAAGCGCTTAAGCCTTTAATGAAAAAATTTGACAGCAAAGCCATAAGCATTGTGACAAATACGGGCTTTGAAGCGGCAAGTAAAATTTGTGCTAACACAAGATTTTTGCCATTTGAAATTTTCTTGCCATTTTGGCTAAAAAAGAGCAAAATTTTAGTCATTTTTGAGGCTGAGCTTTGGCTTATGCTAGTTTTCATGGCAAAGCTAAAAGGCAGTCGCGTGATACTGATAAACGCTAGAATTTCAGATAGAAGCTACAAAAGCTACTTGAAATTTGGTTTTTTTTACAGATATCTTTTTAAATTTATAGATAAAATTTACGCCCAAAGCGAGCTTGATAAAGAGCGGCTAAAAACGCTAGGAGCAGGTGAAATAGAGGTTGTTGGCAACATAAAAGCTGCGTTTTTACCAAGTGTGAATAAATTTTATGAAAAGCCAAAAGCTAGAGTGATCGTGCTAGCAAGTACGCATACTGGCGAAGAAGAGATGATTTTAGATAATTTAAATTTAAATGAAAACGATCTTTTAATCATCGCACCACGCCATCCTGAGAGATTTGCAGAGGTTGAAAAGCTATCGAGCGAGTATGCTAAAAAGTATGACTTTAGCTTTGCTAAATTTAGCCAAAGGCATAAATTTGACGCTAAAGTAAATTTGCTTGATACTTTAGGCGAGCTTGTAAATGTCTATGCTATTAGCGATATAGTCGTGCTTGGTGGCAGTTTTGTGCCAAATATCGGCGGGCATAATCCAATCGAGTGCGCGCAATTTAACCCAGTGATAATTAGCGGTGAGTTTATATTTAATCAAAAGGCGCTATTTGGCCTAGTTGAAAACATCTACATCGCAAAGGCTAGCGAGATCGGCGGCATAATGGGTAGTGACGCCAAAAAGAGCAAGATCGCCGTGCAAGCAAGCGCTGATGCGATCATAGAAGATATAAGGAGCACTTTATGA
- a CDS encoding KH domain-containing protein, whose translation MVENFLYEYAKLIADFPEKVTIERQELGENFVEIIISADKVDTGKLIGKDGKMINAIKTVIIGCKAKDNTSYRVTVKAIE comes from the coding sequence ATGGTTGAAAATTTTTTATACGAATACGCCAAGCTGATAGCTGATTTTCCTGAAAAGGTAACTATCGAGCGTCAAGAGCTTGGTGAAAATTTTGTCGAGATTATTATAAGTGCCGATAAGGTTGATACTGGAAAACTTATCGGCAAAGACGGCAAAATGATAAATGCTATAAAGACCGTTATTATTGGCTGTAAAGCCAAAGACAATACAAGTTATAGAGTAACGGTAAAAGCTATTGAATAG
- the rimM gene encoding ribosome maturation factor RimM (Essential for efficient processing of 16S rRNA): MNSDIVEVATIGRCVGLKGYLKLHNKSDFPEQFKKGATFFDKNNDQLIIKDYNRQKELVLFENFDDLDLAKTLVNRTIYTTKELTRKSCKLKKDEFFQFDIIGLKVVENSEILGIVEDIQDNFSNSLLYIKTDEELIVAGKPKNFYIPYLEQFIISVNLDSGEILVKGARDILENS, encoded by the coding sequence TTGAATAGTGATATTGTTGAAGTCGCTACCATCGGGAGATGTGTTGGTTTAAAGGGCTATTTAAAGCTTCACAACAAGAGCGACTTCCCAGAACAATTTAAAAAAGGCGCAACCTTTTTTGATAAAAACAATGATCAGCTCATCATAAAAGACTATAATAGACAAAAAGAGCTGGTTTTGTTTGAAAATTTTGATGACTTAGACCTTGCCAAAACACTTGTAAATAGAACCATCTACACTACAAAAGAGCTCACTAGAAAAAGCTGCAAGTTAAAAAAAGATGAATTTTTTCAGTTTGACATTATTGGATTAAAAGTAGTAGAAAATAGTGAAATTTTGGGTATTGTGGAAGATATCCAAGATAATTTTTCAAATTCACTTTTATACATAAAAACAGACGAAGAGCTTATCGTAGCCGGCAAACCAAAGAATTTCTACATTCCATACTTGGAGCAGTTTATCATAAGTGTAAATTTGGATAGTGGAGAGATTTTGGTAAAAGGCGCTAGAGACATCTTAGAAAATTCATGA
- a CDS encoding zinc ribbon domain-containing protein, which yields MNKYLQQLVELSDLDKQIDGFTPRIQEVEKAYKSIEEECETIAVNVERLDEEVNDLKSQKSGTNAHIAEFSAKIKDVAKKSSSAKSEKEIKALGLEEDIAKEQLEAANEEIARLEKIIDNKNAQKDELNAKKTELEGNLEKIKSEVSSELEKIEKERKEVYAKKDKLVAAMNQKILAFYEKIRKWAHNTAVVPVKKQACYGCFMQINDKTFSAVVKGEDIVTCPHCGRILYKQEQ from the coding sequence ATGAATAAATATTTGCAACAATTAGTTGAATTATCTGATCTTGACAAACAAATAGACGGTTTCACACCGCGCATACAAGAAGTAGAAAAAGCCTATAAAAGCATAGAAGAAGAGTGTGAAACTATAGCGGTTAATGTAGAAAGACTTGACGAAGAGGTAAATGATCTAAAATCACAAAAATCAGGCACAAACGCTCACATCGCAGAATTTAGCGCAAAGATCAAAGATGTAGCTAAAAAAAGCTCAAGCGCAAAAAGCGAAAAAGAGATAAAAGCGCTAGGTCTTGAAGAAGATATCGCAAAAGAGCAACTTGAAGCAGCAAACGAAGAGATCGCTAGACTTGAAAAAATAATAGACAATAAAAATGCTCAAAAAGATGAGCTAAACGCTAAAAAAACAGAGCTTGAAGGAAATTTAGAAAAGATAAAAAGCGAGGTTTCATCTGAGCTTGAAAAGATCGAAAAAGAGCGCAAAGAGGTTTATGCTAAAAAAGATAAACTTGTCGCTGCGATGAACCAAAAAATCCTAGCATTTTATGAAAAAATCAGAAAATGGGCACACAACACAGCCGTTGTGCCAGTTAAAAAACAAGCTTGTTATGGCTGCTTTATGCAGATAAATGATAAAACTTTCTCTGCGGTTGTAAAAGGCGAAGATATCGTTACTTGCCCGCATTGTGGCAGAATTTTATATAAACAAGAGCAATAA
- the rpsP gene encoding 30S ribosomal protein S16: MATVVRLTRMGRKKRPFYRIVVTDSRKRRDSGWIESIGYYNPMVEPNVINFNKERLDYWKSVGAKLSDRVAQITK, translated from the coding sequence ATGGCAACAGTAGTAAGACTAACAAGAATGGGACGTAAAAAAAGACCTTTTTATCGTATAGTTGTTACAGATAGCAGAAAAAGACGTGATAGCGGTTGGATAGAGAGCATTGGTTATTACAACCCTATGGTTGAGCCAAATGTTATAAATTTCAACAAAGAGAGATTGGATTACTGGAAAAGCGTCGGTGCTAAACTTAGCGACAGAGTTGCGCAAATTACAAAATAA
- the ffh gene encoding signal recognition particle protein produces MFEQISESFRLAVSKIRFVDDEKALKNALDVLKKALLKADVHHKVTKDLLASIESELKQTGVGQKNFLDAIKSNLTTILTAPGNQGFVYAPVAPTIVLMAGLQGSGKTTTTIKLANYLKLRKKKVLVAACDLQRLAAVEQLRQLCVANEIDLFYIENENNPIKVAKEALEKAKSGLYDVLLVDTAGRLAIDEKLMQEIKDVKNAINPHEIFYVADAMSGQDAVKTATSFNEVLGISGVILSKFDSDSKGGVAISIAKQLNIPLRFVGTGEKVADIESFIPDRIVSRIMGEGDLATLVEKTSIIIDEKEAKRLNQKIKKGQFNFNDFLDQMESVKKLGSMKSLMGMIPGLSGLANQIKDIDLDNSKEILHIKAMINSMTQKERENPDLLNNSRKRRLAAGSGLSQVEVNRFLKQFENASKLAKKFSGKGGAKGLANMLSQANLKRPV; encoded by the coding sequence GTGTTCGAACAAATTAGCGAGTCTTTTAGATTAGCCGTTAGCAAGATACGTTTTGTAGATGACGAAAAAGCTCTAAAAAACGCACTTGACGTGCTTAAAAAAGCTCTTTTAAAAGCTGATGTTCACCATAAAGTCACTAAAGATCTACTCGCATCTATCGAAAGCGAACTAAAGCAAACTGGAGTTGGTCAAAAGAATTTCTTAGATGCAATCAAGTCAAATTTAACGACTATCTTAACAGCTCCTGGTAATCAAGGCTTTGTCTATGCGCCAGTTGCACCGACTATCGTTTTGATGGCTGGTTTGCAAGGTAGCGGTAAAACTACGACAACTATCAAGCTTGCAAACTATCTAAAATTAAGAAAGAAAAAAGTTTTAGTTGCAGCTTGTGATTTGCAAAGATTAGCGGCCGTTGAGCAGCTAAGACAGCTCTGCGTTGCAAACGAGATCGATCTTTTCTATATAGAAAATGAAAACAACCCAATAAAAGTAGCAAAAGAAGCACTAGAAAAAGCAAAAAGCGGCCTTTATGACGTACTTTTGGTGGATACTGCTGGTCGTCTTGCGATCGATGAAAAGTTGATGCAAGAGATAAAAGATGTAAAAAATGCGATAAATCCACATGAAATTTTCTACGTAGCTGACGCTATGAGCGGACAAGACGCTGTAAAAACAGCTACAAGTTTTAATGAAGTTTTGGGAATTTCTGGAGTTATCCTTTCTAAATTCGACTCTGACTCAAAGGGTGGCGTAGCTATTAGTATCGCAAAACAGCTAAATATTCCACTTAGATTTGTCGGTACTGGCGAGAAAGTAGCTGATATCGAGAGCTTTATACCAGATCGTATCGTAAGCCGTATAATGGGCGAGGGTGACTTAGCTACTTTGGTCGAGAAAACATCGATTATTATAGATGAAAAAGAGGCAAAACGCCTAAATCAAAAGATAAAGAAAGGTCAGTTTAATTTTAATGACTTTTTAGATCAAATGGAAAGCGTTAAAAAGCTTGGTAGCATGAAGTCTTTGATGGGGATGATACCTGGACTTTCAGGTCTTGCAAATCAGATAAAAGATATAGACCTTGATAATTCAAAAGAAATTTTGCATATTAAGGCTATGATAAACTCTATGACGCAAAAAGAGCGTGAAAATCCAGATCTTTTAAACAATAGCAGAAAAAGGCGTTTGGCAGCTGGCTCTGGACTATCTCAAGTGGAGGTAAATCGCTTTTTGAAGCAGTTTGAAAACGCTTCAAAGCTTGCTAAGAAATTTTCAGGAAAAGGCGGAGCAAAAGGACTTGCAAATATGCTTTCACAAGCAAATTTAAAAAGACCTGTTTGA
- the trmD gene encoding tRNA (guanosine(37)-N1)-methyltransferase TrmD, translating to MKFTFITLFENLVKPYFCDSILKRAISNKFIEIDFINPRNFTNDKHNKVDDYMIGGGAGLLMFPRPLDESIKFLKQKDKNAHVIFLTPAGKKFCQNDAKRLSQKDHICFVCSRYEGLDERVVELWADEVFCIGDFILTGGELPALCMSDAISRNVPGVLGNDVSLEVESFEDNLLEAPAFTKPDNFKSIFVVSEFLKGNHAKIHNLKNKMAHCKTRYFRPDLYQKLKPHK from the coding sequence ATGAAATTTACATTTATTACACTTTTTGAAAATTTAGTCAAACCTTACTTTTGTGATTCTATTTTAAAACGTGCGATTAGTAATAAATTTATTGAAATTGATTTTATAAATCCAAGAAATTTTACCAATGATAAGCATAATAAAGTTGATGATTATATGATCGGAGGCGGAGCAGGGCTTTTGATGTTTCCACGGCCTTTGGATGAATCTATCAAATTTCTAAAGCAAAAAGATAAAAATGCTCATGTGATATTTTTGACGCCAGCCGGTAAAAAATTTTGTCAAAATGACGCAAAAAGGCTTTCTCAAAAAGATCATATTTGTTTTGTTTGTAGTAGATACGAAGGGCTTGATGAGAGAGTTGTTGAGCTTTGGGCGGACGAAGTTTTTTGCATAGGTGATTTTATTTTAACTGGCGGAGAGCTGCCTGCACTTTGTATGAGTGACGCGATATCAAGAAACGTGCCTGGTGTTTTAGGAAACGACGTGAGCCTTGAAGTAGAGAGCTTTGAGGATAATCTGCTTGAAGCTCCAGCTTTTACAAAACCTGATAATTTTAAATCCATCTTTGTGGTTTCAGAGTTTTTAAAGGGTAATCATGCTAAAATCCACAACTTAAAAAACAAGATGGCTCACTGCAAAACAAGGTACTTTCGCCCTGATTTATATCAAAAGCTAAAGCCACATAAATAA
- a CDS encoding type I restriction-modification system subunit M, with product MSEEAQRRALQNQIWSIANEVRGAVDGWDFKQYVLGTLFYRFISENFTDYIEAGDESIDYASMGDDEIDDEQKRVIIEEKGYFIYPSQLFKNVVKNASNNENLNTDLDQIFKSIEGSAAGFESEQDIKGLFADFDTTSNRLGNSVADKNRRLAAVLNGVAGLDFGDFKDNHIDLFGDAYEFLISNYAANAGKSGGEFFTPQNVSKLISELAMHGQESVNKIYDPACGSGSLLLQAKKRFDKHEVEQGFFGQEINHTTFNLARMNMFLHNINYSKFHIELGDTLLDPKLQDDKPFDAIVSNPPYSINWIGSDDPTLINDARFAPAGVLAPKSKADFAFIMHALSYLSAKGRAAIVSFPGIFYRGGAEKKIREYLVKENFVETIIALAPNLFYGTSIAVNILVLSKHKSENKTQFIDASEFFEKRTNNNVLTNEHIKKIVEIFASKEEIAHVATSVDNDTIAQNDYNLAVSSYVEPKDTREKIDINELNLQIKETVAKISNLRSQIDDIIAQIELGGER from the coding sequence ATGAGCGAAGAGGCACAACGCAGAGCCTTACAAAATCAAATTTGGAGCATCGCAAATGAAGTAAGGGGTGCTGTTGATGGATGGGACTTTAAGCAGTATGTCCTCGGAACTTTGTTTTATAGATTTATCAGCGAAAATTTTACTGACTACATAGAGGCTGGAGACGAGAGCATCGACTACGCTAGCATGGGCGACGATGAGATAGATGACGAGCAAAAAAGGGTCATTATAGAAGAAAAGGGCTACTTTATATATCCTAGCCAGCTTTTTAAAAATGTCGTAAAAAATGCCTCAAATAATGAAAATTTAAATACCGATCTAGATCAAATTTTTAAAAGTATCGAAGGCTCAGCCGCTGGTTTTGAGTCAGAGCAGGATATCAAAGGTCTTTTTGCTGACTTTGATACGACAAGCAACAGGCTTGGCAATAGCGTCGCAGATAAAAATAGAAGGCTTGCTGCTGTTTTAAACGGAGTTGCTGGGCTTGACTTTGGTGACTTTAAAGATAACCACATTGATCTTTTCGGCGATGCTTATGAGTTTCTCATCTCAAACTACGCCGCAAATGCCGGTAAGTCAGGTGGTGAGTTTTTCACTCCGCAAAATGTATCAAAGCTCATCTCTGAGCTAGCCATGCACGGACAAGAAAGTGTAAATAAAATTTACGATCCAGCTTGTGGTTCTGGTTCGCTACTTTTGCAAGCTAAAAAGAGATTTGACAAGCATGAGGTAGAGCAGGGCTTTTTTGGACAAGAGATCAATCACACGACATTTAACCTTGCTCGCATGAATATGTTTTTACACAACATAAACTACTCTAAATTTCACATAGAGCTTGGCGATACGCTTTTAGACCCAAAGCTTCAGGATGATAAGCCATTTGACGCCATCGTCTCAAACCCTCCTTACTCTATAAACTGGATCGGCAGCGATGATCCCACACTTATAAATGATGCTAGATTTGCCCCAGCTGGTGTGCTAGCACCTAAAAGCAAGGCAGACTTTGCCTTTATCATGCATGCCCTTAGCTATCTTTCAGCCAAGGGGCGAGCCGCTATCGTTAGCTTTCCTGGCATTTTTTATAGAGGCGGCGCAGAAAAGAAGATACGTGAGTATCTAGTAAAAGAAAATTTCGTCGAAACCATCATTGCCCTAGCACCAAATCTCTTCTATGGCACATCGATCGCTGTAAATATCCTTGTGCTCTCAAAACACAAAAGTGAAAACAAAACGCAGTTTATAGACGCTAGTGAGTTTTTTGAGAAAAGAACGAACAATAACGTTTTAACAAATGAGCACATTAAAAAGATAGTAGAAATTTTTGCTAGCAAAGAAGAGATCGCTCACGTGGCTACATCGGTGGATAATGACACTATCGCCCAAAATGACTACAACCTAGCAGTTAGCTCCTACGTCGAGCCAAAAGATACACGCGAAAAGATAGATATAAATGAGCTAAATTTACAGATAAAAGAGACCGTGGCTAAGATATCAAATTTACGCTCGCAGATAGACGATATCATCGCGCAGATAGAGCTGGGCGGCGAGAGATGA
- a CDS encoding ComEA family DNA-binding protein, with amino-acid sequence MKKILVSLAAIASLAMAAINLNTATKEELMSLDGIGSAKADAIIEYRKANKFNSIDDLKNVNGIGDKTFDNLKGEISTTGKSEVSEKAKASKKKIYEAKDEMKEKISDKKDKFKKKASKTKEELTSNKEDETSISEKAKDEKDKVVDKIKEKKEKAASKAKSKKEKLKEKLEK; translated from the coding sequence ATGAAAAAAATATTGGTTTCACTTGCAGCTATTGCGTCTTTGGCTATGGCAGCAATCAATCTAAACACAGCTACTAAAGAGGAGCTTATGAGTCTTGATGGCATTGGCAGTGCAAAAGCAGACGCGATCATCGAGTATAGAAAAGCAAATAAATTTAACTCAATCGACGATCTCAAAAATGTAAATGGCATCGGAGATAAAACTTTTGATAACCTAAAAGGTGAAATTTCTACTACTGGCAAGAGCGAAGTAAGCGAAAAAGCAAAAGCTAGTAAGAAGAAAATATATGAGGCAAAAGATGAGATGAAAGAAAAAATCTCTGATAAAAAAGATAAATTTAAAAAGAAAGCTTCTAAAACCAAAGAAGAGCTAACTTCTAACAAAGAAGATGAAACTAGCATAAGTGAAAAAGCAAAAGATGAAAAAGATAAGGTTGTTGATAAAATAAAAGAAAAGAAAGAAAAAGCCGCTTCAAAAGCTAAATCTAAAAAAGAAAAACTTAAAGAAAAACTAGAGAAATAA
- the rplS gene encoding 50S ribosomal protein L19: protein MRNKYIEAFENAQIAGKNIPDFRAGDTLRVATRIHEGDKTRIQNFEGICIARRGSGTGETFIIRKIGANSVGVERIFPIFSDSIEEIKVLRKGRVRRAKLFYLRELRGKAAKIRELRK from the coding sequence ATGAGAAATAAATACATTGAAGCGTTTGAAAATGCTCAAATTGCTGGTAAGAATATCCCTGACTTCCGTGCAGGTGATACATTGCGTGTGGCTACTCGTATTCATGAGGGCGACAAAACAAGAATTCAAAATTTTGAAGGCATTTGTATAGCTAGACGTGGTAGCGGCACTGGCGAAACATTTATCATCAGAAAAATCGGTGCTAATAGTGTGGGTGTTGAGAGAATTTTCCCAATATTTAGCGACTCTATAGAAGAGATAAAGGTTCTTAGAAAAGGTCGTGTTAGAAGAGCTAAACTATTCTATCTACGCGAACTACGCGGTAAAGCAGCTAAGATTCGCGAACTTAGAAAATAA